The following proteins come from a genomic window of Deinococcus sp. KSM4-11:
- a CDS encoding transcriptional regulator — protein MPIAGSRTLVAEGEQALTVMRAMANETRMSILSQLSHAPMNVGELTAAMQLPHSTVNFNLKLLEEAGLLEIQYMPGTRGRQKLISKRYEEIHIKVPGAAVSAQANVVEISMPIGNYRRCDIVPTCGLATEAKLIGLVDDPRSFFEPEHVFAQIIWFRHGVLGYDFPNNLPHGAEATEIEISLELCSEAPEYDLDWPSDITVWINGAEIGTWTSPSDFGGTRGKVTPHWWPINHTQHGVLKRFRITTQGCFIDGRQVSDTRLADIDLSQHQIQVAVGVKDDARHQGGVNLFGRKFGNIEQDIVMRLWYGFRAGERPYEIK, from the coding sequence GTGCCGATCGCAGGAAGCAGAACCCTCGTCGCCGAGGGCGAACAGGCGCTCACCGTCATGCGCGCCATGGCGAACGAGACGCGCATGTCCATCCTCAGCCAGCTCTCGCATGCGCCCATGAACGTCGGAGAGCTCACCGCTGCCATGCAACTTCCGCATTCCACGGTGAACTTCAACTTGAAACTGCTGGAGGAAGCCGGGCTGCTCGAAATCCAGTACATGCCTGGCACCCGCGGGCGGCAGAAGCTGATCAGCAAACGCTACGAGGAGATCCACATCAAGGTGCCGGGCGCGGCCGTGTCGGCCCAGGCGAACGTGGTCGAGATCAGCATGCCCATCGGCAACTACCGCCGCTGCGACATCGTCCCCACCTGTGGGCTGGCCACCGAGGCCAAACTCATCGGCCTGGTCGACGATCCCCGCTCGTTTTTCGAGCCCGAGCACGTGTTCGCGCAGATCATCTGGTTCCGGCACGGCGTGCTCGGCTACGACTTCCCGAACAACCTCCCGCACGGGGCGGAGGCCACCGAGATCGAGATCTCGCTGGAACTGTGCTCGGAAGCGCCCGAGTACGACCTCGACTGGCCCTCGGACATCACCGTGTGGATCAACGGGGCCGAAATCGGCACGTGGACGAGCCCGTCGGATTTCGGGGGGACGCGCGGCAAGGTCACGCCCCACTGGTGGCCGATCAACCACACCCAGCACGGCGTCCTGAAACGCTTCCGGATCACCACGCAGGGCTGCTTCATCGATGGCCGGCAGGTCAGTGACACGCGGCTCGCCGACATCGACCTCAGCCAGCACCAGATCCAGGTGGCGGTCGGCGTGAAGGACGACGCGCGGCACCAGGGCGGCGTGAACCTCTTCGGCCGCAAGTTCGGGAACATCGAGCAGGACATCGTGATGCGCCTGTGGTACGGCTTCCGCGCGGGCGAGCGGCCCTACGAGATCAAGTGA
- a CDS encoding sugar-binding transcriptional regulator, translating to MPDAPAPLPTPPAPGADLQAVQVARLYYIQGLTTDAIARELGLSRPKVSRLLSHARRSGLVEIRIHDPEGQAQALETELRTHYPFLQAQVVSVPQGSPEHLWQDRVATAAASLLGRLIRPGMTVGLAWGNTINAVSHELTPRAVPGVTFVQLNGSANAADFMSGFVTDTILRFARSYSAGAQLFPVPTFFDDPATKQAMWRERSVRHVLDLQAHADLLLYSVGSHTASTPSHVYAAGYLDAGDLDVLAAEGAVGDIATVFFRKDGSFDGLTLNARASGPALSLVRDAPDSICVVSGLGKVAALHAALRGGLMRRLIVDEITARAVLDSVEP from the coding sequence ATGCCCGACGCGCCCGCTCCGCTTCCGACCCCGCCGGCGCCCGGCGCTGATCTCCAGGCCGTGCAGGTCGCGCGGCTGTACTACATCCAGGGCCTCACCACCGACGCCATCGCCCGGGAACTTGGCCTGTCCCGTCCGAAGGTGTCCCGGCTGCTCTCGCACGCCCGGCGCAGCGGGCTGGTCGAGATCCGCATCCACGATCCGGAAGGGCAGGCGCAGGCGCTCGAGACAGAGCTCCGAACGCACTACCCGTTCCTGCAGGCCCAGGTCGTCAGCGTGCCGCAGGGCAGCCCCGAGCACCTGTGGCAAGACCGCGTGGCCACCGCCGCCGCCAGCCTGCTGGGCCGCCTGATCCGCCCTGGCATGACTGTCGGCCTCGCGTGGGGCAACACCATCAATGCCGTGAGCCACGAACTGACCCCACGGGCCGTGCCCGGCGTGACCTTCGTGCAGCTCAACGGCTCCGCGAACGCCGCCGACTTCATGAGCGGCTTCGTGACCGACACCATCCTGCGTTTCGCCCGCAGCTACTCGGCCGGCGCCCAGCTGTTCCCGGTGCCCACCTTCTTCGACGATCCCGCCACCAAGCAGGCCATGTGGCGCGAACGGTCGGTGCGGCACGTCCTGGACCTGCAGGCCCACGCGGACCTGCTGCTGTATTCCGTCGGCAGCCACACCGCGTCCACGCCCAGCCACGTGTACGCCGCTGGGTACCTGGATGCCGGCGACCTGGACGTGCTGGCCGCCGAAGGCGCGGTGGGGGACATCGCCACGGTCTTTTTCCGCAAGGATGGAAGTTTCGACGGCCTGACCCTGAACGCCCGCGCCAGCGGCCCGGCCCTGAGTCTCGTGCGGGACGCGCCGGATTCCATCTGCGTCGTCAGCGGCCTGGGCAAGGTCGCCGCCCTGCATGCCGCGCTGCGGGGCGGCCTGATGCGCCGCCTGATCGTGGACGAGATCACCGCGCGGGCCGTCCTGGACAGCGTCGAGCCCTGA
- a CDS encoding sugar ABC transporter ATP-binding protein gives MTAPPPTSPLLDMQDIHKAFSGVTALGGASLTVGPGEVHALIGQNGAGKSTLIKVLTGAYQRDGGQIRFGGQDVTFASPLAAQRGGIATIYQEVNLVPLRSVAENIFLGREPLRFGLVQWAAMNREAARILGDLGLTLDVTRPLGSCSTAVQQMVALARAVSISARLVIMDEPTSSLNEREVATLFGVIRTLRERGVSVIFVSHRLEELYQVCDRITVMRDGTTVYTGDMSGITRLQLVEQMLGRAVKSEGAQTGFVRSGGGGADLLRAQDISGGRLRGASVDVRAGELVGLGGLLGSGRSELARVIFGADRAQGGEVRVQGQDTHFHSPADAIRAGLGFCSEDRKAEGIIPDLSVRENLTLALLPRLARAGVVDTARQQQIVDEFIARLGIKTSDPEQPIRELSGGNQQKVLLARWLATRPRLLILDEPTRGIDVGAKAEIQRMIGELAQGGLGVLMISSEIEELLEGCHAVTVLLDGQSVARLEGADLNEGTLLHAMAQGAAQTAERA, from the coding sequence TTGACCGCTCCCCCCCCCACCAGCCCGCTCCTCGACATGCAGGACATCCACAAGGCCTTTTCGGGCGTGACCGCCCTGGGCGGCGCGTCCCTGACCGTGGGGCCCGGCGAGGTGCACGCCCTGATCGGCCAGAACGGCGCGGGCAAGAGCACGCTGATCAAGGTGCTGACCGGGGCCTACCAGCGCGACGGCGGCCAGATCCGTTTCGGCGGCCAGGACGTGACCTTCGCGTCCCCGCTCGCGGCGCAGCGCGGCGGCATCGCCACCATCTACCAGGAAGTCAACCTGGTTCCGCTGCGCTCGGTGGCCGAGAACATCTTCCTGGGCCGTGAACCGCTGCGCTTCGGCCTGGTGCAGTGGGCCGCCATGAACCGCGAGGCTGCCCGGATCCTGGGTGACCTGGGCCTGACCCTCGACGTGACCCGCCCGCTGGGCAGCTGTTCCACCGCCGTGCAGCAGATGGTCGCGCTGGCGCGGGCCGTGTCGATCAGCGCGCGGCTGGTCATCATGGACGAGCCCACCAGCAGCCTGAACGAGCGCGAGGTGGCCACGCTGTTCGGCGTGATCCGGACGCTGAGGGAACGCGGCGTGTCGGTGATCTTCGTCTCGCACCGCCTGGAGGAGCTGTACCAGGTGTGCGACCGGATCACCGTCATGCGCGACGGCACGACCGTGTACACCGGCGACATGAGCGGCATCACGCGCCTGCAACTCGTCGAACAGATGCTCGGCCGCGCCGTGAAGAGCGAGGGCGCCCAGACGGGCTTCGTGCGCTCGGGTGGGGGCGGCGCCGACCTGCTCCGCGCCCAGGACATCAGCGGAGGTCGCCTGCGCGGGGCCAGCGTGGACGTGCGCGCCGGGGAACTCGTGGGCCTGGGCGGCCTGCTCGGCTCGGGGCGCAGCGAACTGGCCCGCGTGATCTTCGGTGCCGACCGCGCCCAGGGCGGCGAGGTGCGCGTGCAGGGCCAGGACACCCACTTCCACTCGCCCGCCGACGCGATCCGTGCGGGCCTGGGCTTTTGCAGCGAGGACCGCAAGGCCGAGGGCATCATTCCCGACCTGAGCGTCCGCGAGAACCTCACGCTGGCCCTGCTGCCCAGGCTCGCCCGCGCCGGCGTGGTGGATACGGCCCGCCAGCAGCAGATCGTGGACGAGTTCATCGCCCGGCTGGGCATCAAGACCAGCGACCCGGAGCAGCCCATCCGCGAGCTGTCCGGCGGGAACCAGCAGAAGGTGCTGCTGGCCCGCTGGCTGGCCACCCGGCCCCGGCTGCTGATCCTCGATGAGCCGACGCGTGGCATCGACGTCGGCGCCAAGGCCGAGATCCAGCGCATGATCGGCGAGCTGGCCCAGGGCGGCCTGGGTGTCCTGATGATCTCCAGCGAGATCGAGGAACTCCTCGAGGGCTGCCACGCGGTCACGGTGCTGCTCGACGGGCAGTCGGTGGCGCGGCTGGAGGGCGCAGATCTGAACGAGGGCACGCTGCTGCACGCGATGGCCCAGGGCGCGGCCCAGACGGCGGAGCGCGCATGA
- a CDS encoding ABC transporter substrate-binding protein has product MKRPMKLGLSALALLTGTVLAQSVLPKLAVKPTYRVGFAQTESNNPWRLAQTKSMQDEAKKLGYTLVYTDAGGSTAKQVTDVRSMIAQKVDVIFLSPREDKPLAPVVKEARNAGIPVILLDRNIDPTLSKAGTDYVTFIGSDFIKEGQRVADWLVKNANGKTNIIELEGTTGASPANDRKKGFDDVIAKNSQFKILASQTGNFARDTGRQVAETLLQAHPEANVIYAHNDEMAIGAVSAIEAAGKVPGKDILVLSIDGGKEAVKMVVDGKINYVVECNPRFGPEAFKTLQGYAKGTKYPAKIINADRDYTPESAKAGLASAY; this is encoded by the coding sequence ATGAAACGACCCATGAAGCTCGGCCTGAGCGCCCTCGCCCTCCTGACCGGCACCGTGCTCGCCCAGAGCGTGCTGCCCAAACTGGCGGTGAAACCCACCTACCGCGTGGGCTTCGCGCAGACCGAGAGCAACAACCCCTGGCGCCTCGCCCAGACCAAGAGCATGCAGGACGAGGCCAAGAAGCTCGGCTACACCCTGGTGTACACCGACGCCGGCGGCTCCACGGCCAAGCAGGTCACGGACGTGCGCAGCATGATCGCCCAGAAGGTCGATGTGATCTTCCTGTCGCCCCGCGAAGACAAGCCCCTGGCGCCGGTCGTGAAGGAAGCCCGCAACGCCGGCATCCCGGTGATCCTGCTCGACCGCAACATCGACCCCACGCTCTCCAAGGCCGGCACGGACTACGTGACCTTCATCGGCTCGGACTTCATCAAGGAAGGCCAGCGGGTCGCGGACTGGCTGGTGAAGAACGCGAACGGCAAGACGAACATCATCGAGCTGGAAGGCACCACCGGCGCCAGCCCTGCCAACGACCGCAAGAAGGGCTTCGACGACGTGATCGCCAAGAATTCGCAGTTCAAGATCCTGGCCAGCCAGACCGGCAACTTCGCCCGCGACACCGGCCGTCAGGTCGCCGAGACGCTGCTCCAGGCCCACCCCGAAGCGAACGTCATCTACGCCCACAACGACGAGATGGCCATCGGCGCGGTGTCCGCCATCGAGGCGGCGGGCAAGGTGCCCGGCAAGGACATCCTGGTGCTGTCCATCGACGGCGGCAAGGAAGCCGTGAAGATGGTCGTGGACGGCAAGATCAACTACGTGGTCGAGTGCAACCCGCGCTTCGGCCCCGAGGCCTTCAAGACGCTGCAGGGCTACGCCAAGGGCACCAAGTACCCCGCCAAGATCATCAACGCCGACCGCGACTACACGCCAGAAAGCGCCAAGGCCGGACTGGCCAGCGCGTACTGA
- a CDS encoding ABC transporter ATP-binding protein, translated as MMSMPTRTPPKLPDGEQLSLRERLHDLGRTLALVWRASPRHSLTYALTTLASSALPAANLYIGKLLLDEVARAAQGGVTYASLLTLLAVQVSLVVLGNLLSTVGNASQQLLGDSLQHSVTRRILDKASDLSVEAFENAETYDRLQQAYREVGTRPLGVATQLVGLAGALVTLGSVGALMARLGVWVLPLVILASIPGVIVSNRFGVENYRMLRWQTHDARVQNYLGSLLTSDTLVKEVRLFGFEDYLLGRWRTYYLGFRRQLEDIIRRRSGWSFGAALLSALLIGLASALILRRAAAGQISVGDFSVFILGIAQVQGTVSGLLNGVSGIYQNLLYMRNLFGFLELPTRDLDAGETWQGAIDTIEFRDVGFRYPLTDRDVLRGVNFTVRRGQALALVGENGAGKTTLVKLLTMLFEPSSGVILLNGLDARRFSPRSVQRQMSIIFQDFGQYQMSARENVGLAEVDRLTDVPGVQGAVEQAGAAFVDTLPEGLETPLGRLFQGGRQLSGGQWQRLALARLYFREASVLVFDEPTAALDAKAEFETIQALREHAGERITLLISHRFSTVRLADQIVVLDGGVITESGTHAQLMTLGGRYAALYTLQASGYADDRGEAPRPARVAMPDV; from the coding sequence ATGATGTCCATGCCCACCCGCACGCCGCCGAAACTCCCGGATGGGGAGCAGCTCTCGTTGCGGGAGCGACTGCATGACCTGGGCCGCACGCTGGCGCTGGTGTGGCGGGCCAGTCCGCGCCACTCGCTGACCTATGCCCTGACCACGCTGGCGTCGAGCGCGCTGCCCGCCGCGAACCTCTATATCGGCAAGCTGCTGCTGGACGAGGTCGCGCGGGCCGCGCAGGGGGGCGTGACGTACGCCTCCCTGCTGACGCTGCTGGCCGTACAGGTCAGCCTGGTCGTGCTGGGAAACCTGCTCAGCACGGTCGGGAACGCCTCACAGCAGCTCCTGGGCGATTCACTGCAGCATTCCGTGACGCGCCGGATTCTGGACAAGGCTTCGGATCTGAGCGTGGAGGCCTTCGAGAACGCAGAAACCTATGACCGCCTGCAACAGGCGTACCGCGAGGTGGGCACGCGGCCGCTGGGCGTCGCGACCCAGCTGGTGGGGCTGGCGGGCGCCCTGGTCACGCTGGGATCGGTGGGCGCGCTGATGGCGCGGCTGGGTGTGTGGGTGCTGCCGCTGGTCATCCTGGCGAGCATTCCGGGCGTCATCGTGTCGAACCGCTTCGGGGTGGAGAACTACCGCATGCTGCGCTGGCAGACCCACGACGCGCGCGTGCAGAACTACCTGGGCAGCCTGCTGACCTCCGACACGCTGGTCAAGGAGGTGCGGCTGTTCGGCTTCGAGGACTACCTGCTGGGGCGCTGGCGCACGTACTACCTGGGCTTTCGCCGGCAACTGGAGGACATCATCCGCCGCCGCTCCGGGTGGAGCTTCGGCGCGGCGCTGCTCTCGGCCCTGCTGATCGGCCTGGCGAGCGCCCTGATCCTGCGCCGCGCGGCGGCCGGGCAGATCAGCGTGGGGGATTTCAGCGTGTTCATCCTGGGGATCGCGCAGGTGCAGGGCACCGTGTCCGGGCTGCTGAATGGAGTCAGCGGCATCTACCAGAACCTGCTGTACATGCGCAACCTCTTCGGCTTCTTGGAACTTCCAACGCGTGACCTGGACGCCGGGGAGACGTGGCAGGGGGCCATCGACACGATCGAGTTCCGGGATGTGGGCTTTCGCTACCCGCTGACCGACCGGGACGTGCTGCGCGGCGTGAATTTCACCGTGCGGCGCGGGCAGGCGCTGGCCCTGGTCGGCGAGAACGGCGCCGGGAAGACGACGCTGGTCAAACTCCTGACCATGCTGTTCGAGCCGAGCAGCGGCGTGATCCTCCTGAACGGCCTGGACGCCCGGCGCTTCAGTCCGCGCAGCGTGCAGCGGCAGATGAGCATCATCTTCCAGGACTTCGGGCAGTACCAGATGAGTGCCCGCGAGAACGTCGGGCTGGCCGAGGTGGATCGTCTGACCGACGTGCCGGGCGTGCAGGGCGCCGTCGAGCAGGCCGGCGCCGCCTTCGTGGACACGCTGCCCGAGGGGCTGGAGACGCCGCTGGGCCGCCTGTTCCAGGGGGGACGGCAGCTCTCGGGCGGGCAGTGGCAGCGGTTGGCCCTGGCGCGGCTGTACTTCCGTGAAGCGTCCGTGCTGGTGTTCGACGAGCCGACCGCCGCGCTGGACGCCAAGGCCGAGTTCGAAACCATCCAGGCGCTGCGTGAGCACGCGGGCGAGCGGATCACGCTGCTGATCTCACACCGCTTCTCCACGGTGCGGCTCGCCGATCAGATCGTGGTGCTGGACGGCGGCGTGATCACCGAATCCGGAACGCACGCGCAGCTCATGACGCTGGGCGGCCGCTACGCGGCGCTGTACACCTTGCAGGCCAGCGGCTATGCCGACGACCGGGGCGAGGCTCCCCGGCCCGCGCGGGTGGCGATGCCGGACGTGTGA
- the tal gene encoding transaldolase has protein sequence MNALEQLKAMTVVVADTGDLDAIRKYQPQDCTTNPSLILKAASLPGYVQALRDAQDMGDVEAAIDMLTIRIGTELTRIVPGYVSTEVDARLSFDTDAMVAKARHLIELYQNAGVGKERILIKLATTWEGVQAARILEHEGIHCNLTLVFSLEQAIAAAQAGAYLLSPFVGRITDWYKKSTGTKDYPVDEDPGVQSVREIYSHFKSHGYDTIVMGASFRSAAQVKALAGCDRLTVSPQLLGELAEDQGHLERALTPVPATATEQPMTEADFRWALANNPMANEKLAEGIRGFHEDTEKLRTLLRQKQAAPA, from the coding sequence ATGAACGCACTTGAACAGCTCAAAGCCATGACCGTCGTGGTGGCCGATACCGGCGATCTGGACGCGATCCGCAAGTACCAGCCGCAGGACTGCACCACCAACCCCTCGCTGATCCTCAAGGCGGCCAGCCTGCCTGGGTACGTGCAGGCGCTGCGGGACGCGCAGGACATGGGGGATGTCGAGGCGGCCATCGACATGCTCACCATCCGCATCGGCACGGAACTGACCAGGATCGTGCCCGGCTACGTGAGCACCGAGGTGGATGCCCGGCTGTCCTTCGACACGGACGCCATGGTCGCCAAGGCGCGGCACCTGATCGAGCTGTACCAGAACGCCGGCGTGGGCAAGGAACGCATCCTGATCAAGCTGGCGACCACCTGGGAGGGCGTGCAGGCCGCGCGCATCCTGGAACACGAGGGAATTCACTGCAACCTGACGCTGGTGTTCAGCCTCGAGCAGGCGATCGCGGCGGCGCAGGCGGGCGCGTACCTGCTCTCCCCCTTCGTGGGCCGCATCACCGACTGGTACAAGAAATCGACCGGCACCAAGGACTACCCGGTGGACGAGGACCCCGGCGTGCAGAGCGTGCGGGAGATCTACTCGCACTTCAAGTCGCATGGGTACGACACCATCGTGATGGGCGCGTCGTTCCGTTCGGCCGCGCAGGTCAAGGCGCTGGCGGGCTGTGACCGCCTGACCGTGAGCCCGCAGCTGCTGGGGGAACTCGCGGAGGATCAGGGCCACCTGGAACGGGCATTGACGCCGGTGCCGGCCACGGCCACGGAGCAGCCCATGACCGAAGCGGACTTCCGCTGGGCGCTCGCGAACAACCCCATGGCGAACGAGAAGCTGGCCGAGGGCATCCGTGGGTTCCACGAGGACACCGAGAAGCTGCGCACGCTGCTGCGCCAGAAGCAGGCCGCGCCCGCCTGA
- a CDS encoding diguanylate cyclase, with amino-acid sequence MNVLIIDDSAVVRLMLSRALEPLGAQVTCPASLADARERLGMTGTGAADVDVVLLDQVMPEMDGVSFLRELRAYPHLQELSVIMVTGVQDEAQLEVAFAAGAMDYVTKPCPPATLRARTKSGARLTRALRASRERALELQEVNAQLADLNGQLQALSMTDALTGLANRRAFDLAFDQALAHHARSGLGVALLMIDIDHFKRYNDALGHPAGDACLHQVAMVLRGGVRRSTDLVARYGGEEFAALLSDTDAQGAAVVGERILHRLKHEAFVHPDHPLGRVTVSIGVAALPDAADHGLKDAADQALYRAKAKGRNAAVTWRPVPVGNPA; translated from the coding sequence TTGAATGTCCTGATCATCGACGACAGTGCCGTCGTGCGACTGATGCTCTCACGGGCCCTAGAGCCGCTGGGAGCGCAGGTGACGTGCCCCGCGTCGCTGGCCGACGCCCGTGAGCGGCTGGGCATGACCGGGACGGGCGCGGCGGACGTGGACGTGGTGCTGCTCGATCAGGTGATGCCGGAGATGGACGGGGTGAGCTTTCTGCGAGAACTGCGGGCGTACCCGCATCTGCAGGAACTGAGCGTGATCATGGTCACGGGCGTTCAGGACGAGGCGCAACTGGAGGTCGCGTTCGCGGCCGGGGCCATGGATTACGTCACCAAACCCTGTCCGCCGGCCACCCTGCGCGCCCGCACGAAAAGCGGCGCGCGCCTGACCCGGGCGCTGCGGGCCAGCCGGGAACGCGCGCTGGAACTCCAGGAGGTGAACGCGCAGCTGGCCGACCTGAACGGGCAGCTGCAGGCCCTGTCCATGACCGACGCCCTGACCGGGCTGGCCAACCGCCGGGCCTTCGACCTGGCCTTCGATCAGGCGCTGGCCCACCACGCGCGCAGCGGGCTGGGCGTGGCCCTGCTGATGATCGACATCGACCACTTCAAGCGGTACAACGACGCGCTGGGACATCCGGCGGGCGATGCCTGCCTGCACCAGGTGGCGATGGTGCTGCGGGGAGGCGTGCGCCGCAGCACCGACCTGGTCGCCCGCTACGGGGGCGAGGAATTCGCGGCCCTCCTGAGCGACACGGACGCGCAGGGCGCGGCGGTCGTGGGCGAGCGCATCCTGCACCGGCTGAAGCACGAGGCGTTCGTCCATCCGGATCACCCGCTGGGCCGCGTGACGGTGAGTATCGGGGTGGCCGCGTTGCCGGACGCGGCGGACCACGGCCTGAAGGACGCGGCCGATCAGGCGCTGTACCGCGCGAAGGCAAAAGGGCGCAACGCCGCGGTGACGTGGCGACCCGTGCCCGTCGGCAATCCGGCCTGA
- a CDS encoding S9 family peptidase gives MPSPRSSLLALLGAALVLLGGLLAYSIQTAGGQVSVRDVRFVGTNGTPLSALLYVPKGVTAKTPAPGILAVHGYINSREVQADFALEYARRGYVVLNLDQAGHGYSAAPAFANGYGGPAGLAYLRSLDIVDKNNIGLEGHSMGGWTILSAAAALPDGYKSMVLEGSSTGSGLAPEGSPTFPRNLALVYSKYDEFSQLMWEVPKAAQVTGSGKLKKVFGVSSATTIDPGKVYGDLQAGTARVLYTPATTHPGDHLSRVAIGDSIAWFQQTLSGGKPLPAGNQIWPWKEFGTTLGWIGFILLVVGSGGLLLRLPYFAPLSQRPARAPVVTARGWWLAAVITVFLPVLTYFPFFRLGARLTPNALWPQSITNQIMVWALLNSLISLVLYLLWRRQQPGSVASAEAPGADGGQGLAPTSSGPTSRWGEIGRSALLALGAVGVGYLALLLTMYLFKVDFRFWFVGLKPMSTGQFRMFLAYLIPFTLYALMTATVLHRQLRRTERGSVWQGALLLCGGFLLFLLLQYGTLLTTGQLFTPTEPLNVIVAIQFLPILAILGIFMTFFARYTHRVYAGAFVSALFLTWYIVAGQATQFPI, from the coding sequence ATGCCCTCACCCCGAAGTTCCCTGCTCGCCCTGCTCGGTGCCGCCCTGGTGCTGCTGGGCGGTCTGCTGGCCTACAGCATCCAGACCGCCGGCGGCCAGGTCAGCGTGCGCGACGTGCGCTTTGTCGGCACGAATGGCACACCGCTCAGTGCGCTGCTCTATGTGCCCAAGGGCGTCACCGCCAAGACCCCGGCGCCGGGTATCCTGGCGGTGCACGGCTACATCAATTCACGCGAGGTGCAGGCGGACTTCGCACTGGAGTACGCGCGGCGCGGCTACGTCGTCCTGAACCTCGATCAGGCCGGACATGGCTACAGCGCCGCGCCCGCGTTCGCCAACGGCTACGGCGGGCCGGCGGGCCTCGCCTACCTGCGAAGTCTCGATATCGTCGATAAAAACAACATCGGCCTTGAGGGCCACTCGATGGGCGGCTGGACGATCCTGAGCGCGGCAGCGGCTCTCCCTGACGGATACAAGTCGATGGTGCTCGAAGGCTCATCGACGGGCTCCGGCCTGGCTCCGGAAGGCAGCCCGACCTTTCCCCGCAACCTCGCCCTGGTGTACAGCAAGTATGACGAGTTCTCCCAGTTGATGTGGGAGGTGCCCAAGGCGGCGCAGGTCACGGGCAGCGGCAAGTTGAAGAAGGTCTTCGGCGTCTCCAGCGCCACCACCATCGATCCCGGCAAGGTGTACGGCGACCTCCAGGCCGGAACCGCCCGCGTGCTGTACACGCCGGCCACCACGCACCCTGGCGATCACCTGTCGCGGGTGGCCATCGGGGACTCGATCGCGTGGTTCCAGCAGACGCTCAGCGGCGGCAAGCCCCTGCCGGCCGGCAACCAGATCTGGCCCTGGAAGGAATTTGGCACGACCCTCGGCTGGATCGGCTTCATCCTGCTGGTGGTGGGCAGCGGCGGCCTGCTGCTGCGCCTGCCCTATTTCGCGCCCCTGTCCCAGCGCCCCGCCCGCGCGCCGGTCGTCACTGCGCGGGGCTGGTGGCTCGCAGCCGTCATCACAGTGTTCCTGCCGGTGCTGACCTATTTCCCGTTCTTCCGGCTGGGCGCCCGGCTGACTCCTAATGCACTGTGGCCCCAGAGCATCACCAACCAGATCATGGTATGGGCGCTGCTGAACTCGCTGATCAGCCTGGTGCTGTACCTGCTGTGGCGCCGCCAGCAGCCCGGTTCCGTGGCCTCAGCAGAAGCACCCGGCGCCGACGGCGGCCAGGGCCTCGCCCCCACGTCCAGCGGGCCGACCTCGCGCTGGGGCGAGATCGGGCGGTCGGCGCTGCTGGCCCTGGGGGCCGTCGGGGTCGGCTACCTTGCGCTGCTGCTCACCATGTACCTGTTCAAGGTGGATTTCCGCTTCTGGTTCGTGGGCCTCAAGCCCATGAGCACCGGGCAATTCCGCATGTTCCTGGCGTACCTGATTCCCTTCACGCTCTACGCCCTGATGACCGCGACCGTGCTGCACCGGCAGTTGCGCCGCACCGAACGCGGCTCGGTCTGGCAGGGCGCGCTGCTGCTGTGCGGCGGCTTCCTGCTGTTCCTGCTGCTGCAATACGGCACCCTGCTGACGACCGGGCAACTGTTCACGCCGACCGAGCCCCTGAACGTCATCGTGGCGATCCAGTTCCTGCCGATCCTGGCGATCCTCGGAATCTTCATGACCTTCTTCGCCCGGTACACGCACCGGGTCTATGCGGGGGCGTTCGTGAGCGCCCTGTTCCTGACCTGGTACATCGTCGCGGGACAGGCCACCCAGTTCCCCATCTGA